One Hordeum vulgare subsp. vulgare chromosome 4H, MorexV3_pseudomolecules_assembly, whole genome shotgun sequence DNA window includes the following coding sequences:
- the LOC123447643 gene encoding E3 ubiquitin-protein ligase FANCL produces the protein MVLLATLSRDAGAHPCPAQEFQGEAGPPRPRRPSAFYSSVFAQIEEVGWGQLVSAAGDDGVSCLTFRVMDEQRRHHLLEITLPMNYPTCPPSIAADVPYLPKLQWSKSSRLKDVLCQFQEHLKVLQDYWSTMDGIDKALWVVDPTKPTYAMSHRRIALGDDCYILLHVDAQKPNSLPECRFLGTDGKLERLIKNWRKNRKRWSADKKFHENLSTVLDFALPQPPSMCIKDDQQADCGICYATHLPVDDELGTQSGCAADYKCENPSCSRAFHSVCLRDWLRTITTTRQSFDVLFGNCPYCSEPVAVKSTDS, from the exons ATGGTGCTACTCGCCACCCTCTCGCGCGATGCCGGAGCTCACCCGTGCCCTGCGCAGGAATTCCAGGGGGAAGCAGGGCCGCCGCGCCCGCGCAGGCCGTCCGCGTTCTACAGCTCTGTGTTCGCGCAG ATCGAAGAGGTCGGGTGGGGGCAGCTGGTGAGCGCCGCAGGCGATGATGGCGTGTCGTGCCTCACCTTCCGCGTCAT GGATGAGCAGCGACGGCACCATTTACTGGAGATCACACTGCCCATGAACTACCCGACATGCCCTCCTTCAATTGCCGCG GATGTTCCTTATCTCCCCAAATTACAGTGGTCAAAAAGCTCAAGACTGAAGGATGTTCTCTGCCAGTTCCAAGAG CACCTGAAGGTATTGCAAGATTACTGGTCTACAATGGATGGCATTGACAAGGCCCTTTGGGTTGTCGATCCTACAAAGCCGACATATGCTATGTCTCATCGTCGCATAGCTTTGGGTGATGATTGCTATATTTTACTACACGTTGATGCACAGAAGCCCAACTCTTTACCAGA GTGCCGCTTCCTAGGCACAGATGGGAAACTGGAAAGGCTGATAAAGAATTGGAGAAAAAATCGTAAAAGATG GAGTGCTGACAAAAAGTTCCATGAAAACCTGTCAACCGTCCTAGATTTTGCACTGCCGCAACCCCCTTCTATGTGCATCAAAGATGACCAGCAAGCTGATTGTGGGATATGTTACGCCACGCATCTGCCAGTCG ACGACGAACTCGGGACTCAGAGCGGGTGCGCGGCGGACTACAAGTGCGAAAACCCTAGCTGCAGCAGAGCCTTCCACTCGGTGTGCCTGAGAGACTGGCTGCGCACCATTACCACAACAAGGCA GTCGTTTGATGTTCTGTTCGGGAACTGCCCTTATTGCAGCGAGCCTGTTGCTGTGAAGAGCACCGACAGCTGA
- the LOC123447641 gene encoding GDP-mannose transporter GONST1-like isoform X1 — MRIQQPGIHVDPGTPTGRKSPEITTTSPLVNGGKGKLWDEIGGQSALASPMRREIGNRPLMRSFSVDEVDLEDVEASKDRDRRSHFLRLPNIQNQSLISGLAYCIASCSMILVNKFVLSGYGFNAGIFLMLYQNIVSVTIVSTLSLSGVIPTEPLTWKLIKVWLPVNIIFVGMLITSMFSLKYINVAMLTILKNVANVLTASGETYFFKKQHDRQVWISLMLMIISAIAGGVTDLSFHAVGYTWQILNCFLTASYSLTLRHVMDSAKEATRSGNLNELSMVLLNNVLSLPLGVILVLGFNEVEYLLETPLLRMPTFWIVITASGVLGLAISFTSMWFLRQTSATTYSLVGSLNKIPLSIAGILLFKVRTSMENSISILFGLLAGVFFARAKLRESSQS; from the exons ATGAG AATCCAACAGCCAGGCATTCATGTGGATCCTGGCACCCCTACCGGGAGAAAATCACCGGAGATTACTACAACTAGTCCACTCGTGAATGGAGGAAAGGGTAAACTCTGGGATGAGATTGGAGGACAAAGTGCACTTGCAAGTCCCATGAGGAGAGAGATTGGGAACAG ACCTTTGATGAGGTCCTTCTCTGTTGATGAGGTTGACTTGGAAGATGTTGAGGCCTCAAAAGATCGAGATAGGCGGTCGCACTTCCTCAGGCTCCCAAACATTCAGAATCAATCTCTTATATCTGGTCTTGCTTACTGCATAGCATCCTGCAGCATGATTTTAGTTAACAAGTTTGTTTTGTCTGGCTATGGTTTTAATGCTGGAATATTTCTGATGCTTTACCAG AACATTGTATCAGTGACCATAGTTTCCACACTGTCCCTCTCCGGTGTTATCCCAACTGAACCACTAACATGGAAGTTAATCAAAGTTTGGTTGCCTGTGAACATCATATTTGTCGGAATGCTAATTACAAGCATGTTTAG TTTGAAGTACATCAATGTTGCGATGTTGACTATATTGAAGAATGTCGCCAATGTTCTTACTGCTTCTGGGGAAACCTACTTCTTTAAGAAGCAGCATGATAGACAAGTTTGGATTTCTCTAATGTTGATG ATAATCTCAGCCATTGCAGGAGGAGTAACAGATCTGTCATTTCATGCAGTTGGCTATACATGGCAGATCTTAAACTGTTTTTTAACAGCATCATATTCG CTTACATTGAGGCATGTAATGGACAGTGCGAAGGAGGCCACCAGGTCCGGGAATTTGAAtgagctttcaatggttttactgaaTAATGTTCTTTCACTACCATTGGGAGTTATCCTCGTGCTTGGTTTTAATGAAGTGGAGTACCTCTTGGAAAC GCCTCTCCTGAGGATGCCTACGTTTTGGATAGTCATCACCGCCAGCGGGGTTTTGGGGCTCGCTATCAGCTTCACTTCGATGTGGTTTCTTCGTCAGACAAGCGCAACAACATATAG ccttgtgggctccctcaacAAGATCCCTCTCTCCATTGCCGGGATCCTTCTCTTCAAAGTCCGCACGAGCATGGAGAATTCCATAAGCATTCTGTTTG GGCTACTAGCGGGAGTGTTCTTCGCCAGGGCGAAGTTGCGCGAAAGCTCCCAGTCATAA
- the LOC123451081 gene encoding EPIDERMAL PATTERNING FACTOR-like protein 2, whose product MEPLLLYSSLLLLLLLSPQSQGLASTQGRGPPHYQLEKPAPEAVGVPEGAEATSAARIGSRPPRCEGRCAMCGRCEAVQVPVAPRDKGGSHYFRLSRAAFGGGDDGEGSTNYKPLNWKCRCADRRPILGP is encoded by the exons ATGGAGCCGCTGCTACTTTACTCCTCGCTTCTGCTTCTCCTTTTGCTATCCCCCCAGTCCCAGGGCCTAGCCTCCACTCAAG GTAGAGGGCCGCCGCATTACCAGCTGGAGAAGCCGGCCCCAGAGGCGGTGGGGGTGCCGGAGGGCGCGGAGGCGACGTCGGCGGCGAGGATCGGGTCGAGGCCGCCGCGGTGCGAGGGGCGGTGCGCCATGTGCGGCCGGTGCGAGGCGGTGCAGGTGCCGGTGGCGCCGCGGGACAAGGGGGGGAGCCACTACTTCCGCCTGTCCAGAGCCGccttcggcggcggcgacgacggcgagggctccACCAACTACAAGCCGCTCAACTGGAAGTGCAGGTGCGCCGACAGGAGGCCGATCCTCGGCCCGTGA
- the LOC123447642 gene encoding lipid droplet phospholipase 1-like isoform X1: MATGEGGEKKKGRRRWLPAACLPRPGCFTVSAADEGPSGSGADDEGGGGGSRAPTHLIVTVNGIVGSADNWGYAAKHFIRKHPEDVVVHCSGCNSATRTFDGVDVMGRRLVEEVISVVQCRPELKKISFVAHSLGGLIARYAIALLYEPATQTDSHEEYEKDVNDAPSKQPMGQGKVAGLEPMNFITFATPHLGTRSHKQMPLLRGSYRLEKMAFGMSWLAGRSGKHLFIKDVEDEKPPLLLQMVTDYGDLHFISALRSFKRCVAYSNVCGDFVVGWKTSSIRRQHELPKKEDFVDDVRYPHVVYVEKPKARDVDFSDEMIYQAKTTSEMEEVMLKSLNRIPWERVDVSFKRSRQRIFAHSTIQVKTYFFNSDGADVIFHMIDHFLY, from the exons ATGGCGACGGGGGAGggcggggagaagaagaaggggaggaggaggtggctgcCGGCGGCGTGCCTCCCGCGGCCCGGGTGCTTCACGGTGTCCGCAGCCGACGAGGGGCCCTCGGGCTCCGGCGCCGACGACGAGGGGGGCGGGGGCGGCAGTCGGGCGCCGACGCATCTGATCGTGACGGTCAATGGGATCGTCGGCAG TGCAGACAATTGGGGTTACGCAGCAAAACATTTCATCAGAAAACACCCTGAGGATGTGGTTGTTCACT GCAGTGGATGCAACTCAGCAACTCGAACTTTTGATGGTGTTGATGTGATGGGAAGGAGATTAGTGGAGGAG GTGATTTCAGTTGTTCAGTGTAGACCAGAACTTAAGAAGATCTCCTTTGTTGCACACTCATTGGGTGGGTTGATTGCAAGATACGCCATTGCACTACTATATGAACCTGCTACACAAACTGATAGTCATGAGGAGTATGAGAAGGATGTCAATGATGCTCCTAGCAAGCAACCGATGGGTCAAGGCAAGGTTGCTGGTTTGGAGCCCATGAACTTTATAACTTTTGCAACACCACACCTTGGCACAAGATCACATAAACAG ATGCCCCTTCTCCGTGGTTCCTATAGATTGGAAAAGATGGCTTTTGGTATGTCTTGGCTTGCTGGGAGAAGTGGAAAACATCTTTTTATAAAGGATGTTGAAGATGAGAAGCCACCATTACTTCTTCAGATGGTTACTGATTACGGAGATCTCCATTTCAT ATCAGCTCTTCGTTCTTTCAAGCGCTGTGTTGCTTACTCAAATGTTTGTGGAGACT TCGTTGTTGGCTGGAAGACATCTTCAATACGCCGTCAACATGAACTTCCCAAG AAAGAAGATTTTGTGGATGATGTTAGATATCCACATGTTGTATATGTGGAAAAACCAAAAGCTCGGGATGTTGATTTTTCGGATGAAATGATTTATCAGGCAAAAACAACAAGTGAAATGGAAG AGGTAATGCTCAAAAGCCTGAATAGAATTCCTTGGGAAAGGGTAGATGTTAGCTTCAAGAGGAGCAGACAAAGGATTTTTGCCCATAGCACCATTCAG GTAAAGACTTATTTCTTCAACTCTGATGGGGCCGATGTGATCTTCCACATGATCGACCATTTTCTTTACTAA
- the LOC123447641 gene encoding GDP-mannose transporter GONST1-like isoform X2, translating to MRSFSVDEVDLEDVEASKDRDRRSHFLRLPNIQNQSLISGLAYCIASCSMILVNKFVLSGYGFNAGIFLMLYQNIVSVTIVSTLSLSGVIPTEPLTWKLIKVWLPVNIIFVGMLITSMFSLKYINVAMLTILKNVANVLTASGETYFFKKQHDRQVWISLMLMIISAIAGGVTDLSFHAVGYTWQILNCFLTASYSLTLRHVMDSAKEATRSGNLNELSMVLLNNVLSLPLGVILVLGFNEVEYLLETPLLRMPTFWIVITASGVLGLAISFTSMWFLRQTSATTYSLVGSLNKIPLSIAGILLFKVRTSMENSISILFGLLAGVFFARAKLRESSQS from the exons ATGAGGTCCTTCTCTGTTGATGAGGTTGACTTGGAAGATGTTGAGGCCTCAAAAGATCGAGATAGGCGGTCGCACTTCCTCAGGCTCCCAAACATTCAGAATCAATCTCTTATATCTGGTCTTGCTTACTGCATAGCATCCTGCAGCATGATTTTAGTTAACAAGTTTGTTTTGTCTGGCTATGGTTTTAATGCTGGAATATTTCTGATGCTTTACCAG AACATTGTATCAGTGACCATAGTTTCCACACTGTCCCTCTCCGGTGTTATCCCAACTGAACCACTAACATGGAAGTTAATCAAAGTTTGGTTGCCTGTGAACATCATATTTGTCGGAATGCTAATTACAAGCATGTTTAG TTTGAAGTACATCAATGTTGCGATGTTGACTATATTGAAGAATGTCGCCAATGTTCTTACTGCTTCTGGGGAAACCTACTTCTTTAAGAAGCAGCATGATAGACAAGTTTGGATTTCTCTAATGTTGATG ATAATCTCAGCCATTGCAGGAGGAGTAACAGATCTGTCATTTCATGCAGTTGGCTATACATGGCAGATCTTAAACTGTTTTTTAACAGCATCATATTCG CTTACATTGAGGCATGTAATGGACAGTGCGAAGGAGGCCACCAGGTCCGGGAATTTGAAtgagctttcaatggttttactgaaTAATGTTCTTTCACTACCATTGGGAGTTATCCTCGTGCTTGGTTTTAATGAAGTGGAGTACCTCTTGGAAAC GCCTCTCCTGAGGATGCCTACGTTTTGGATAGTCATCACCGCCAGCGGGGTTTTGGGGCTCGCTATCAGCTTCACTTCGATGTGGTTTCTTCGTCAGACAAGCGCAACAACATATAG ccttgtgggctccctcaacAAGATCCCTCTCTCCATTGCCGGGATCCTTCTCTTCAAAGTCCGCACGAGCATGGAGAATTCCATAAGCATTCTGTTTG GGCTACTAGCGGGAGTGTTCTTCGCCAGGGCGAAGTTGCGCGAAAGCTCCCAGTCATAA
- the LOC123447642 gene encoding putative lipase YDL109C isoform X2 has protein sequence MATGEGGEKKKGRRRWLPAACLPRPGCFTVSAADEGPSGSGADDEGGGGGSRAPTHLIVTVNGIVGSADNWGYAAKHFIRKHPEDVVVHCSGCNSATRTFDGVDVMGRRLVEEVISVVQCRPELKKISFVAHSLGGLIARYAIALLYEPATQTDSHEEYEKDVNDAPSKQPMGQGKMPLLRGSYRLEKMAFGMSWLAGRSGKHLFIKDVEDEKPPLLLQMVTDYGDLHFISALRSFKRCVAYSNVCGDFVVGWKTSSIRRQHELPKKEDFVDDVRYPHVVYVEKPKARDVDFSDEMIYQAKTTSEMEEVMLKSLNRIPWERVDVSFKRSRQRIFAHSTIQVKTYFFNSDGADVIFHMIDHFLY, from the exons ATGGCGACGGGGGAGggcggggagaagaagaaggggaggaggaggtggctgcCGGCGGCGTGCCTCCCGCGGCCCGGGTGCTTCACGGTGTCCGCAGCCGACGAGGGGCCCTCGGGCTCCGGCGCCGACGACGAGGGGGGCGGGGGCGGCAGTCGGGCGCCGACGCATCTGATCGTGACGGTCAATGGGATCGTCGGCAG TGCAGACAATTGGGGTTACGCAGCAAAACATTTCATCAGAAAACACCCTGAGGATGTGGTTGTTCACT GCAGTGGATGCAACTCAGCAACTCGAACTTTTGATGGTGTTGATGTGATGGGAAGGAGATTAGTGGAGGAG GTGATTTCAGTTGTTCAGTGTAGACCAGAACTTAAGAAGATCTCCTTTGTTGCACACTCATTGGGTGGGTTGATTGCAAGATACGCCATTGCACTACTATATGAACCTGCTACACAAACTGATAGTCATGAGGAGTATGAGAAGGATGTCAATGATGCTCCTAGCAAGCAACCGATGGGTCAAGGCAAG ATGCCCCTTCTCCGTGGTTCCTATAGATTGGAAAAGATGGCTTTTGGTATGTCTTGGCTTGCTGGGAGAAGTGGAAAACATCTTTTTATAAAGGATGTTGAAGATGAGAAGCCACCATTACTTCTTCAGATGGTTACTGATTACGGAGATCTCCATTTCAT ATCAGCTCTTCGTTCTTTCAAGCGCTGTGTTGCTTACTCAAATGTTTGTGGAGACT TCGTTGTTGGCTGGAAGACATCTTCAATACGCCGTCAACATGAACTTCCCAAG AAAGAAGATTTTGTGGATGATGTTAGATATCCACATGTTGTATATGTGGAAAAACCAAAAGCTCGGGATGTTGATTTTTCGGATGAAATGATTTATCAGGCAAAAACAACAAGTGAAATGGAAG AGGTAATGCTCAAAAGCCTGAATAGAATTCCTTGGGAAAGGGTAGATGTTAGCTTCAAGAGGAGCAGACAAAGGATTTTTGCCCATAGCACCATTCAG GTAAAGACTTATTTCTTCAACTCTGATGGGGCCGATGTGATCTTCCACATGATCGACCATTTTCTTTACTAA